One part of the Sebastes fasciatus isolate fSebFas1 chromosome 8, fSebFas1.pri, whole genome shotgun sequence genome encodes these proteins:
- the LOC141773179 gene encoding uncharacterized protein LOC141773179 isoform X1 codes for MEKLLTKLASEKLGTYAAITLMFTYTFLLGREFECTCKSQEIECTMYLILPFFIILLLILWTDRSFQRVCRYLFTCAGCCMPTTCNFWGSFFRHIFKAVLVSLLWVAFVYLEGDWYVCCKNNHSEQPLACKAGNNITEKEHETIAELKSTSKVIGGFTLFGIVLVASLIPLCRKCCEGKSSCCNRRFLFDKLILEEEDNVLKEILRKSAKDQLTEEVKNRIHGGQREKCFNVAIDLINASAQPTKTDEQQPLRARDADNQAGLVGVLWVAFVLLDGDWYLCCAYHPSEHAPLACKAKDNITEKERVIITDLKNESRVSVSIFL; via the exons ATGGAGAAGCTCCTGACTAAACTGGCCTCTGAGAAGCTCGGCACCTATGCCGCCATCACTCTGATGTTCACCTACACTTTTCTGCTCGGCAGGGAATTTGAGTGCACCTGCAAATCACAAGAAATTGAGTGCACTATGTACCTGATTCTGCCCTTTTTTATAATCCTCCTATTAATCCTGTGGACAGACAGATCGTTCCAGAGAGTCTGTAGATACCTGTTCACATGTGCTGGATGCTGCATGCCGACCACCTGCAACTTTTGGGGTTCTTTCTTCCGCCACATTTTTAAGGCAGTGTTAGTGAGCCTGCTGTGGGTTGCTTTTGTGTACCTCGAAGGAGACTGGTACGTTTGCTGTAAGAATAATCACTCTGAACAACCATTAGCCTGCAAAGCGGGAAACAATATCACGGAGAAAGAACATGAAACAATCGCTGAACTGAAGAGCACGTCCAAG gTTATTGGCGGCTTTACACTCTTTGGTATCGTTCTGGTGGCGTCCCTGATTCCGCTCTGCAGGAAATGCTGTGAAGGAAAATCAAGTTGTTGCAACAGAAGATTTCTATTTGACAAGCTGATtctagaggaggaggacaacGTGCTGAAAGAGATTTTGAGGAAATCTGCAAAAGATCAGTTGACTGAAGAAGTGAAGAACAGAATCCATGGTGGACAAAGGGAAAAGTGTTTCAACGTTGCTATAGACCTGATTAACGCGTCCGCTCAACCGACCAAAACTGATGAGCAACAACCACTACGAGCACGAGATGCCGACAACCAG GCAGGGTTAGTCGGCGTGCTGTGGGTTGCTTTTGTGTTACTCGATGGAGACTGGTACCTTTGCTGTGCATATCATCCCTCTGAACATGCTCCGTTAGCCTGCAAAGCCAAGGACAATATCACTGAGAAAGAACGAGTAATCATCACTGACCTGAAGAACGAGTCCAGGGTGAGTGTTTCTATTTTTCTCTAG
- the LOC141773179 gene encoding uncharacterized protein LOC141773179 isoform X2, producing the protein MEKLLTKLASEKLGTYAAITLMFTYTFLLGREFECTCKSQEIECTMYLILPFFIILLLILWTDRSFQRVCRYLFTCAGCCMPTTCNFWGSFFRHIFKAVLVSLLWVAFVYLEGDWYVCCKNNHSEQPLACKAGNNITEKEHETIAELKSTSKVIGGFTLFGIVLVASLIPLCRKCCEGKSSCCNRRFLFDKLILEEEDNVLKEILRKSAKDQLTEEVKNRIHGGQREKCFNVAIDLINASAQPTKTDEQQPLRARDADNQKLQVQQEEQEDRDDNISQQSTKI; encoded by the exons ATGGAGAAGCTCCTGACTAAACTGGCCTCTGAGAAGCTCGGCACCTATGCCGCCATCACTCTGATGTTCACCTACACTTTTCTGCTCGGCAGGGAATTTGAGTGCACCTGCAAATCACAAGAAATTGAGTGCACTATGTACCTGATTCTGCCCTTTTTTATAATCCTCCTATTAATCCTGTGGACAGACAGATCGTTCCAGAGAGTCTGTAGATACCTGTTCACATGTGCTGGATGCTGCATGCCGACCACCTGCAACTTTTGGGGTTCTTTCTTCCGCCACATTTTTAAGGCAGTGTTAGTGAGCCTGCTGTGGGTTGCTTTTGTGTACCTCGAAGGAGACTGGTACGTTTGCTGTAAGAATAATCACTCTGAACAACCATTAGCCTGCAAAGCGGGAAACAATATCACGGAGAAAGAACATGAAACAATCGCTGAACTGAAGAGCACGTCCAAG gTTATTGGCGGCTTTACACTCTTTGGTATCGTTCTGGTGGCGTCCCTGATTCCGCTCTGCAGGAAATGCTGTGAAGGAAAATCAAGTTGTTGCAACAGAAGATTTCTATTTGACAAGCTGATtctagaggaggaggacaacGTGCTGAAAGAGATTTTGAGGAAATCTGCAAAAGATCAGTTGACTGAAGAAGTGAAGAACAGAATCCATGGTGGACAAAGGGAAAAGTGTTTCAACGTTGCTATAGACCTGATTAACGCGTCCGCTCAACCGACCAAAACTGATGAGCAACAACCACTACGAGCACGAGATGCCGACAACCAG aaaCTGCAGGTCCAACAGGAGGAACAAGAAGACAGAGATGACAATatcagtcaacagtcaacaaAAATATAA